From Brassica rapa cultivar Chiifu-401-42 chromosome A06, CAAS_Brap_v3.01, whole genome shotgun sequence:
ACCAATCTCTGTTCAAGAGCACTAATCAATGATAATGAAAAGAGATAAGAAAGATGTGGTTAGTGTTTCTAATATTATACCTTGAGTCTGGAGAGATGAATGGCTCCGAAGCACATGGGGCAGGGCTCACAGGACGCGTAGATCTCGCATTCTGATAGCTCGATCTGGTTAAGTTTCTTGCATGCCTGCGTGTTCCACATGTGGATTCATATCATTGTTAGAAACAGGCAATGTTACAAGATTCCTCCAATAGCAAAGCGGCTTCAACAGATTTAGTTTTACCTCTCGAATGGCAGTGACTTCGGCGTGTGCAGTAGGGTCGGTGTACTTCAAGACCATGTTGTGGCAGCTAGCGACGACCTCGTTCTTGTGAACAATAACGGCACCAAAAGGGCCACCATCACCACAGTCAACACCCTTGTAAGCTTCTTCAACAGCTTGGGTCAGGAACTTGTGGTCACTGTCTTGCACAGCTGATCAAAACACAAAGGGAGAAACATAAAATGGGTATTCATGTGTGTGCATTGATCTTCATTTCCCCATGACGAAAGATACATGCGACTGAACAAGAGGTGCAAATGCAATAATACCTTGTTGGTGACCGGCAAA
This genomic window contains:
- the LOC103874566 gene encoding guanosine deaminase, which encodes MEEAKVEAKDGTISVATAFAGHQQAVQDSDHKFLTQAVEEAYKGVDCGDGGPFGAVIVHKNEVVASCHNMVLKYTDPTAHAEVTAIREACKKLNQIELSECEIYASCEPCPMCFGAIHLSRLKRLVYGAKAEAAIAIGFDDFIADALRGTGVYQKSNLEIKKADGNGAAIAEQVFQNTKEKFRLY